CGGTAAGATATTCGGACGTCATCATCTCAAAATGGCGACTACCATAGGGTTACGCCCCCAAGTtggaagctcaatttctccgttcagaaagagttctattaagaaagaaaggtaccaATAGAATCAGGCCACTTAGTACTATCATGAGAACGTTACTTCTATTTTCatgggagttcccctttaagcTAGCACTAAAATTTCTTAGACTTTTACATATTACATAGGATCATGCAAGTCGCTGAAAGCAAGGTGCAATGAGCAATATCTCAGAGAAACCGTTTGTTCTGTAACTTTGCAATTGACGAATGTTGcaggtacacgtgtacaataAATTTGAGTTAATCATATGGCAAAGAGAgacatgcatgcgcaccaTCCAGCCTCCTACTTCAGCTACctcgtactgtacgtactgcaaactatactgaacacaagttctaatttctctctaattcagtcacttttgtgatggaggaacttctgcaatcataatgcgagataCTGATTTCCATTCTGCAAGGCCATCATACGTTGTTGATGTAAATTTGTTACAGTTTCcaatgttgaatccaattgtgacttgacctgctggaatgttctcacagtatccctcaatctgtctgtgatgGAGAGGATTATCATTAGCTGGATTACCATACACAACTCCCTCAATAgtcataggtccactgcactcgttaccgttgaatgcaaaataccatcgagaacagcaCTCACCACTGGAGCACAGAACCCTGAGatttcctgcatatgcaacatgtagagctgaattgctgtcatgtttcctaaaattacagttctgttgaaaagaaagcagaaacaagtcacGCGTTGATAATTGCAATCACAAATCGAGTTGGAATAACCTGAATCAGACCGCTGTCCTTATGATCATATCTattccacacacactgtttccagttgagtgtcatagcttctcctttctctcctttccttcctgtttctccttttatcccttgtggaccttgtggacctatcttcccagcattacctttactgccgacatctccaactaatcctctctctccctttattcctttctctcc
This genomic window from Corticium candelabrum unplaced genomic scaffold, ooCorCand1.1 SCAFFOLD_47, whole genome shotgun sequence contains:
- the LOC134197964 gene encoding collagen triple helix repeat-containing protein 1-like; protein product: MNREKGLVGDAGAQGIKGEEGRKGEKGIKGERGLVGDVGSKGNAGKIGPQGPQGIKGETGRKGEKGEAMTLNWKQCVWNRYDHKDSGLIQNCNFRKHDSNSALHVAYAGNLRVLCSSGECCSRWYFAFNGNECSGPMTIEGVVYGNPANDNPLHHRQIEGYCENIPAGQVTIGFNIGNCNKFTSTTYDGLAEWKSVSRIMIAEVPPSQK